One stretch of Caldilineales bacterium DNA includes these proteins:
- a CDS encoding ABC transporter permease, with protein MSKYIIQRLISSIPVLFGIVFVTFALARLLPGDPCVAMLGEKANEVTCGAFNARYGLDKPILTQFTIYFRDVLAGDLGESFRYGRPVTDLIIERLPVTVELALAAMFLSIILGVTLGIISARKQNSIVDVATMMGATLGFSVPVFVLGLFLAYVFAIILKGTPFALPPSGRLSAGMNVPSLPDTLGLEKGSPFFGLASFLGNMYIFDAIVHTDLDLLGDAVKHLILPAIALCTIPMSIIARMTRSSLLEVTSQDYVRTARAKGLNERVVLFRHALRNALLPVVTIIGLSLGLLLSGAVLTETIFGFSGVGRILFDSITSRDYAPIQGFTLITAVGFLILNLIVDILYGFLDPRIRLK; from the coding sequence ATGTCCAAGTACATCATTCAGCGCCTCATCTCCTCCATCCCCGTCCTCTTCGGCATCGTCTTCGTCACCTTCGCCCTGGCTCGTCTGTTGCCGGGCGACCCCTGCGTGGCGATGCTGGGCGAGAAAGCCAACGAGGTGACCTGTGGCGCCTTCAATGCCCGCTATGGCCTGGACAAGCCGATCCTGACCCAATTCACCATCTACTTCCGCGATGTCCTGGCCGGCGACCTGGGCGAGTCATTTCGCTACGGCCGGCCCGTCACCGACCTGATCATCGAGCGTTTGCCTGTCACCGTCGAACTGGCCTTGGCCGCCATGTTCTTGTCAATCATCCTTGGCGTCACTCTGGGCATTATCTCAGCCCGCAAGCAGAATTCCATCGTCGATGTAGCGACGATGATGGGGGCGACGCTGGGATTCTCGGTGCCGGTGTTCGTGCTGGGGCTATTTCTGGCTTACGTCTTCGCCATCATCCTCAAAGGCACACCCTTTGCCCTGCCGCCGTCGGGCCGTCTCTCGGCCGGGATGAACGTGCCATCGCTGCCCGACACCCTCGGCCTGGAGAAAGGCAGCCCCTTCTTTGGCCTGGCGAGTTTTCTGGGCAACATGTACATCTTCGATGCCATCGTCCATACCGATCTCGACCTTCTGGGCGATGCCGTCAAACACCTGATCCTCCCGGCCATCGCCCTTTGCACCATCCCGATGTCGATCATCGCCCGCATGACCCGCTCCAGTCTGCTGGAAGTGACCTCCCAGGACTATGTGCGCACGGCCCGCGCCAAAGGACTCAACGAGCGCGTCGTCCTCTTTCGCCATGCCCTGCGCAACGCCCTCTTGCCGGTCGTCACCATCATCGGCCTCTCCCTAGGACTTCTGCTCAGCGGCGCTGTCCTCACCGAAACCATCTTTGGTTTTTCGGGCGTGGGGCGCATCCTGTTCGACTCGATCACCTCGCGCGATTATGCCCCCATCCAGGGCTTCACGCTCATCACCGCCGTGGGCTTTTTGATCCTCAACCTCATCGTCGACATCCTCTACGGCTTCCTCGACCCGCGCATCCGCCTGAAATAG